The Rhizobium rhizogenes sequence GCAGGCGACGGCGTAATCGGATTCGGCGACCTGTATCGACAGGCGGTCATGGAAAGCTGCACCTGCCGATTGCGACAGGGTCTCCGGGTTGATTTCCGCGCGGCCAGTGGGCGAGGTGCGGGCGCAGCGCTTGAACAGTTCGACACGCTCCGCCTCCGGCAAATGACCGACGAGCAGGCGGCCGGAGGCCGTCCAGTTCAGGGGAACACGGGTGCCGACGCGCGACGCGACCTGAAAATGGCTTGGACCATCGGCCATGGCAAGCACCAGCATATGGTCGCCATCGCGGCCGCAAAGCTGCACGGTCTCGCCCGCATGGCGGCACAGATCGTGCATTTCGTGGGTGGCGACACCCATGAAATCCAGCGAGCGGGCATAAGCAAGGCCATAATGGTAAAGCCGCGCGCCGAGCCAGATATTGCCATCGGCATTGCGCGCC is a genomic window containing:
- a CDS encoding IclR family transcriptional regulator; the encoded protein is MDAHRLDEMPSTAVSPTEENPDAKTAKRSRVSGIDRALQVIDYLYETGSPAGAYAIAKAIKAPLSTVYVIIDDLVEKNMLARNADGNIWLGARLYHYGLAYARSLDFMGVATHEMHDLCRHAGETVQLCGRDGDHMLVLAMADGPSHFQVASRVGTRVPLNWTASGRLLVGHLPEAERVELFKRCARTSPTGRAEINPETLSQSAGAAFHDRLSIQVAESDYAVACIASPICDNRGECVATISIVLPEQKVLADENHYTEQVRVSAERIEKLMGWRNH